A stretch of the Candidatus Beckwithbacteria bacterium genome encodes the following:
- a CDS encoding NAD-dependent epimerase/dehydratase family protein, which produces MSSHTTSSSRTDDNLIHCLIAGGAGFIGSHLCQMLLDQNCAVYCVDNFSTGRKANIETLTKSPNFTFIEHDLNEQAPLKVDHQLDYIFHVAGIEAYTNGLDADMDTLLVNSFGAKTLLELAREHRAKFLLGSAEQIYGQNGLGVGFSNYFGDSRAQQGQQVFLEAKRFSEALTVEYAKEQQIDARIVRLAFLFGPKMNLHSGNMLAKILLGAVKDGVVGLPNDGMAVLYPTFITDAAYGLIKAMFSQSSKGKIYGLINPQPVTLLNLAYQIRDTLKRDIKINFYPNEKLPPNPIIAQEILKSQEALGWYPRENLNSGIKKTLDWLEGEGLVNTPRKELVTEIVNEPKPQKISAPEPVVKTTYQEKIKPLQVAPPIQSSSELVVKSEPVVTTVQPTVSKKGWLWEIKHKKIQASLSQVQNQDKHHVFKLSYLLIIFGILLLLGIGLGPRLGLAMLTSRGGAQTNLVQNLLKEENIEQAKSALAKSKQTLAQARSIQNLFTWQQDLFGVKLGDEVTTYLQYGSRANAILDSLLQVKSQTQNLAEIVFGDQTGDPKEALQQLQLNLSEANQNLSLLQADQALKEQNDNFSVQSLAMKDQVVAMNEMVSILPDLLAFDSKKTWLILLQDEHELRSTGGFIEGVALLTMDQGKLADFQTMDVYSLDQQLKGAVEPPTEIKDYLKEQAWWLRDSNINPNFPESAARAAWFVQKELGIKADGVMAVNLAFFQKYLAQSGELFLPEFDEKVSSGNIMERAQQHAEITLLDEDKNNTSKSFLVSLAKHSFERIKGQIGSFDDVVLSMHQALGENDLQIWLPDTNSASFMDEVGWDGSLRSTPTQLVEFGTIDLSDFLATFEANYGFNKTNYYMKRSIEHDVAINEKGQVQAETRLSLQNSSTTEAWPGGTYQVLVKTYIPADSKVSQVWVGDSVQNLKKIGSKQVAISSEGGKNLVTLFLKVLPQQTQIVQIDYQLSDGLPIGQESSNYALYVQKQSGITDLPITVHITYPDSLQVAKLSHKAQLSPGALDISLDTNKDAVVAVSFSP; this is translated from the coding sequence ATGTCCAGCCATACTACCTCTTCATCTCGAACCGATGATAATTTAATCCATTGCCTTATTGCCGGAGGAGCTGGGTTTATTGGTTCTCATTTGTGTCAAATGCTGCTGGATCAAAACTGTGCGGTTTATTGTGTGGATAATTTTTCCACAGGTCGTAAAGCCAATATTGAGACTCTTACTAAAAGCCCCAACTTTACTTTTATTGAACATGATCTCAATGAGCAAGCTCCGCTCAAGGTTGATCACCAACTAGATTACATATTCCACGTAGCTGGAATTGAAGCTTATACCAATGGTCTGGATGCTGACATGGATACATTGCTGGTGAATTCATTTGGAGCCAAAACCTTATTGGAGCTAGCTCGTGAACACCGGGCTAAATTTCTACTAGGCTCAGCTGAGCAGATTTATGGTCAAAACGGTTTAGGGGTTGGTTTTAGTAACTACTTTGGTGACAGTCGGGCTCAACAAGGTCAGCAAGTGTTTTTAGAGGCTAAGCGGTTTTCAGAAGCTCTAACCGTTGAATATGCTAAAGAGCAACAAATTGATGCCCGAATTGTGCGCCTGGCTTTTTTGTTTGGCCCCAAAATGAACCTACATTCAGGTAATATGTTAGCCAAGATTTTATTGGGCGCTGTTAAAGATGGGGTGGTGGGATTACCGAATGATGGCATGGCAGTTTTGTACCCAACTTTTATTACTGATGCAGCTTATGGTCTTATCAAAGCTATGTTTTCTCAGAGCTCAAAAGGCAAGATTTATGGCTTAATCAATCCCCAGCCAGTAACGCTTTTAAATCTGGCTTATCAAATCAGGGATACACTTAAAAGAGATATTAAAATCAATTTTTATCCTAATGAAAAATTACCACCAAACCCCATTATTGCTCAAGAAATTTTAAAAAGTCAGGAAGCCTTGGGATGGTATCCAAGAGAAAACCTTAACTCTGGTATCAAAAAAACCCTGGATTGGTTAGAGGGCGAGGGTTTGGTAAATACACCTCGAAAAGAATTAGTGACAGAGATTGTAAATGAACCTAAGCCCCAAAAAATATCAGCCCCTGAGCCAGTGGTAAAAACAACCTATCAAGAAAAAATCAAACCATTGCAAGTAGCTCCACCTATTCAAAGTAGTTCTGAGTTAGTAGTCAAATCAGAACCAGTGGTCACCACTGTCCAGCCGACTGTTTCTAAAAAAGGTTGGTTGTGGGAGATTAAACATAAGAAAATCCAAGCCTCTTTAAGCCAGGTTCAAAATCAAGACAAACACCATGTTTTTAAGTTGAGCTATCTCTTGATTATTTTTGGCATTTTGCTTTTACTTGGTATTGGTTTGGGGCCAAGATTAGGGCTAGCTATGTTAACAAGCCGTGGCGGGGCCCAAACAAATTTAGTGCAAAACTTGCTAAAAGAGGAAAATATAGAACAAGCTAAATCAGCTTTAGCTAAATCTAAACAAACCTTGGCTCAGGCCCGGTCAATCCAAAACTTATTTACCTGGCAACAAGACTTGTTTGGTGTCAAGCTAGGCGATGAGGTTACTACCTATTTACAGTATGGTAGTAGAGCCAATGCTATTTTAGATAGCCTGCTCCAAGTTAAAAGCCAAACCCAAAATTTGGCAGAAATTGTATTTGGGGACCAAACTGGTGACCCCAAAGAAGCGCTGCAGCAATTACAGTTAAATTTATCAGAAGCTAATCAAAACCTAAGTCTGCTCCAAGCAGACCAAGCCTTGAAAGAACAAAATGATAACTTTTCAGTTCAAAGTCTAGCTATGAAAGACCAAGTGGTAGCTATGAATGAAATGGTTAGTATTTTGCCTGACTTGCTAGCTTTTGACTCCAAGAAAACCTGGTTAATCTTATTACAAGATGAGCATGAGTTACGATCTACTGGTGGCTTTATTGAAGGAGTAGCGCTTCTTACTATGGATCAGGGAAAATTGGCTGATTTTCAGACTATGGATGTTTATAGTTTAGACCAACAACTTAAAGGAGCGGTTGAACCGCCAACAGAAATCAAAGACTACTTGAAAGAACAGGCTTGGTGGTTGCGCGATTCCAACATAAACCCTAATTTTCCTGAAAGCGCAGCTCGAGCAGCTTGGTTTGTGCAAAAAGAACTAGGTATTAAGGCTGATGGAGTTATGGCTGTTAATTTAGCTTTTTTCCAAAAATACTTAGCTCAAAGTGGAGAACTTTTTTTGCCAGAATTTGATGAAAAAGTAAGCAGTGGCAATATTATGGAGCGGGCTCAACAGCATGCAGAAATTACTTTACTAGATGAAGATAAAAATAACACCTCAAAAAGTTTTTTGGTAAGCCTGGCTAAACATAGTTTTGAAAGAATAAAAGGCCAAATTGGTAGTTTTGATGACGTGGTGCTGTCAATGCATCAAGCTTTGGGAGAAAATGATTTACAAATTTGGTTGCCAGACACAAACTCAGCTTCTTTTATGGATGAAGTCGGATGGGATGGTTCACTGCGTTCAACGCCAACACAACTGGTAGAATTTGGCACCATTGACTTGAGTGATTTTTTGGCCACATTTGAGGCCAATTATGGTTTTAATAAAACCAATTACTATATGAAGCGCTCTATTGAGCATGATGTAGCTATCAATGAAAAAGGGCAAGTCCAAGCTGAAACCAGGTTATCTTTACAAAACTCAAGTACTACAGAAGCCTGGCCAGGGGGCACTTATCAAGTATTAGTCAAAACCTATATTCCGGCTGATAGCAAGGTAAGCCAAGTTTGGGTGGGGGATAGTGTCCAAAATCTTAAAAAGATTGGTTCTAAGCAAGTCGCTATTAGTAGCGAGGGTGGTAAAAATCTAGTAACGCTTTTTCTGAAAGTTTTGCCCCAGCAGACCCAGATTGTCCAAATAGATTACCAGCTATCCGATGGTTTGCCGATTGGACAAGAAAGTAGTAACTATGCGCTGTATGTTCAAAAGCAGTCAGGCATTACTGATTTACCCATAACAGTGCACATAACATATCCAGATAGTTTACAGGTAGCTAAGTTATCTCATAAAGCCCAGTTATCTCCTGGCGCATTGGATATTTCTCTAGACACTAATAAAGATGCAGTTGTAGCTGTTTCTTTTTCTCCCTAA